The Castanea sativa cultivar Marrone di Chiusa Pesio chromosome 11, ASM4071231v1 genome contains a region encoding:
- the LOC142616538 gene encoding uncharacterized protein LOC142616538: protein MFLPFEAEEIAGIPLSVKLPDNKQLEINWTPPTSPSYKNNVDATIFLAQRNVGVGVIVRDRVENFIAGLSKKIQAPLGTIEAEVKAFKAGIIFAKETGIRDFVLEGDSLVIVQALKEWSHAPSSVSPLIYEMLVECHEFRNVVFSHVRRQGNKSAYLLAKQAFGLADFST from the exons ATGTTTCTACCGTTTGAAGCTGAGGAAATTGCAGGAATTCCATTGAGTGTTAAATTACCGGATAACAAACAG CTGGAAATTAATTGGACTCCACCTACCTCTCCatcatacaaaaataatgtgGATGCTACAATATTTTTGGCTCAAAGGAATGTTGGTGTTGGGGTTATAGTTCGTGATCGTGTGGAGAATTTTATTGCAGGTTTGAGTAAGAAGATCCAAGCTCCATTGGGAACTATTGAGGCTgaagtgaaggcattcaaagcTGGGATCATTTTTGCTAAGGAAACGGGAATCAGAGACTTTGTATTGGAAGGAGATTCGTTGGTTATTGTTCAAGCCCTCAAGGAATGGTCACATGCCCCTTCCTCCGTTTCCCCATTGATTTATGAAATGCTAGTAGAATGTCATGAATTCAGGAATGTAGTGTTCTCTCATGTGAGGCGACAAGGCAATAAGTCTGCCTATTTGTTAGCTAAACAAGCTTTTGGTTTGGCTGATTTCTCTACTTAG
- the LOC142616541 gene encoding uncharacterized protein LOC142616541, translating to MISWNVRGLNDPRKRLVVKNLLREWKCDVVCLQETKIASMNRQLVCSLWGCPYVDWAVLEADRTAGGILLMWDKRVLDKVEIMVGTFSVSVKWKGVGDGFIWACSVVYGPNENVERGLMWDELVGVQQCWRIPWCCFGDFNIVRFPSERRGETRFSMAMEKFSEFVEDLNLVDLPLEGGSFTWSSGFDQPMMSRIDRALVTPD from the coding sequence atgatttcgTGGAACGTTAGAGGTTTAAATGACCCTCGGAAACGCCTTGTGGTGAAGAACTTGTTGCGGGAGTGGAAGTGTGATGTTGTTTGTTTACAAGAGACAAAAATTGCGAGCATGAATCGTCAGCTGGTTTGTAGTCTGTGGGGTTGCCCATATGTGGACTGGGCTGTGTTGGAGGCGGACCGGACTGCTGGTGGTATTTTGCTTATGTGGGATAAAAGGGTTTTGGATAAGGTGGAGATTATGGTTGGTACATTCTCAGTGTCGGTAAAGTGGAAAGGGGTGGGGGACGGGTTTATTTGGGCTTGCTCAGTCGTCTATGGTCCAAATGAGAATGTTGAGAGGGGTCTCATGTGGGATGAGTTAGTGGGAGTTCAGCAGTGTTGGAGGATTCCGTGGTGCTGTTTTGGGGACTTTAATATAGTCCGTTTTCCTAGCGAGCGTAGGGGCGAGACCCGTTTTTCCATGGCTATGGAGAAATTTTCTGAATTTGTTGAGGATCTTAACTTGGTTGATTTGCCTTTGGAAGGAGGTAGCTTTACTTGGTCCAGTGGTTTTGATCAACCAATGATGTCTAGGATTGACAGAGCTTTGGTCACTCCTGATTAG